A part of Lepisosteus oculatus isolate fLepOcu1 chromosome 16, fLepOcu1.hap2, whole genome shotgun sequence genomic DNA contains:
- the adnpb gene encoding activity-dependent neuroprotector homeobox b: protein MFQLPVNNLGSLRKARKTVKKVLSDIGLEYCKEHLEDFKEFGPNDFYVKNTSWEDVGLWDPSSTKPQDYRSKPFCCSGCPFSSKFFSAYKSHFRNVHSEDFESRILLNCPYCTYNGNKKTLETHIKLFHVPQTNHLVRGSGTLKDTSRLDSNHKPKQAADSVEQAVYYCKKCTYRDPLYNVVRKHIYREHFQHVAAPYIVKTGDKSLNGAVNPSATARDDGNIHCKRCLFMPKSYEALVQHVIEDHERIGYQVTAMIGHTNVVVPRSKPLMLLSPKTQDKNLLGLSQKGASVPSTVRSLSSQPMMSSRLAIPKPGLNSAAMLSNVHIKQNPYGLKNIPQGYSLGQHMRIPMPGNAQVSVPQQSHTVKQHIPGGNVRNSTAGASESRSQAPSRLSFQSGNSSSSNLASSTAKPSQVPARAQSATAVAAATKTVNSTNAGTSYTQKWKICTICNELFPENVYSAHFEKEHKAEKVPAVANYIMKIHNFTSKCLYCNRYLPSDTLLNHMLIHGLCCPHCRATFNDVEKMVAHMRLIHPDEVVGPRTDSPLTFDLTLQQSNPKNIQLIVTTYNMRDAPEESVAFHAQNNNASVQCKKMPPKIPESHDAPVKSAPQTAVPYKKDVGKTLCPLCFSILKGPISDALAHHLRERHQVIQTVHPVEKKLTYKCIHCLGVYTSNMTASTITLHLVHCRGVGKTQNGQDKGTATIRGTQSPGAAPLKRELEHSDPGLLKKRKLDRDSYPSTFVEKPEEPVVLALDPKGHEDDSYEARKAFLTKYFNKKPYPSRREIEKLAASLWLWKSDIASHFTNRRRKCVRDCETRKAAVLLGFNMREVNKLKHEMDFDPEWFFEGKDEDESRTSKTYTARSADSINRRLEENSVSRLHEAGEGQSRSGCYKQASKVDNSKVTGTAVTPKPGFGGNHPLQNTESNQNETITSTLKSQHSGSVAQGSESGSEGEGDQAQSKDDGTSEGDQDEIEMEEKEAVALDEVEKSSEVGLNDGPRNSGKGKEVGERTTEQFCELGKDARRENASDEDLKDGYTSEDELPDIKKDDGVEGGRKDGLSNFGSENGSQPASDLEDGPWNEENSRSENGYQGEQQPTTEKTWPRNPTSVWKMTSTDDESLSNPPLEWQNSTADSEGEDRLENMLEQSNDSMSENSESVHSLLSGVGLSSQQA, encoded by the exons ATGTTTCAGCTTCCAGTCAATAACCTTGGCAGCTTGCGAAAGGCCCGAAAAACCGTAAAGAAGGTTCTGAGTGACATAGGCTTGGAGTACTGTAAGGAGCACCTTGAA gattTTAAAGAGTTTGGTCCTAATGATTTCTATGTGAAGAACACAAGCTGGGAGGATGTTGGTTTGTGGGATCCATCTTCAACAAAACCCCAG GACTACAGGTCAAAGCCATTCTGCTGCTCAGGCTGTCCCTTCTCTTCCAAGTTTTTCTCTGCCTACAAGAGCCACTTCCGCAATGTCCACAGTGAAGATTTTGAAAGCCGGATCTTGCTTAACTGCCCTTATTGCACTTACAAcggaaataaaaaaactttggaAACGCACATTAAGTTGTTCCATGTCCCACAGACGAACCACCTGGTCAGGGGGTCTGGTACACTAAAAGACACATCCCGCCTTGATAGTAACCATAAACCAAAGCAGGCGGCTGACAGCGTAGAGCAGGCTGTGTACTACTGTAAAAAATGCACTTATCGAGACCCACTGTACAATGTGGTTCGCAAACACATTTATAGGGAACACTTCCAGCATGTGGCAGCACCTTATATAGTGAAGACGGGGGACAAATCGCTGAATGGTGCCGTAAATCCGAGTGCAACTGCCCGTGATGATGGGAACATACATTGTAAACGATGTTTGTTTATGCCAAAGTCCTATGAGGCTTTAGTGCAGCACGTTATCGAAGACCACGAACGCATTGGCTACCAGGTAACAGCTATGATAGGGCACACCAATGTTGTGGTGCCCAGATCGAAACCTTTAATGCTGCTGTCTCCAAAAACGCAAGACAAGAATCTTTTGGGATTGTCTCAGAAAGGAGCTTCAGTTCCCAGTACTGTAAGATCACTTTCGTCACAGCCAATGATGAGTAGTCGGTTAGCGATACCGAAACCAGGACTGAATTCTGCAGCAATGCTGTCAAATGTTCACATTAAGCAAAACCCCTATGGATTAAAAAACATTCCACAGGGTTATTCTCTTGGACAGCACATGAGAATCCCCATGCCAGGGAATGCACAGGTGTCTGTTCCACAGCAGTCTCATACTGTAAAGCAGCACATACCTGGGGGTAATGTTCGCAATTCCACAGCTGGAGCATCGGAGTCACGAAGCCAGGCTCCTTCCCGTCTCAGCTTCCAATCAGGGAACTCTTCCAGTAGTAATTTAGCTTCCTCGACTGCAAAGCCCTCACAGGTTCCAGCTCGAGCTCAGTCTGCCACTGCTGTCGCTGCAGCTACCAAAACGGTGAACTCCACCAATGCCGGGACATCTTACACGCAGAAGTGGAAGATCTGCACGATATGTAACgagctgtttcctgaaaatgTCTACAGTGCGCATTTTGAAAAAGAGCACAAAGCCGAGAAGGTGCCAGCAGTAGCCAACTATATCATGAAGATCCATAATTTTACCAGCAAGTGTCTGTACTGCAATCGTTACCTACCCAGCGACACCTTGCTTAACCACATGCTGATTCACGGTCTGTGTTGTCCACACTGCCGGGCCACATTCAATGATGTGGAGAAGATGGTTGCACACATGCGGCTGATCCACCCAGATGAAGTGGTGGGACCACGAACTGATTCACCTCTTACTTTTGACCTGACTTTGCAACAGAGCAACCCTAAAAACATACAGCTCATTGTGACCACATACAATATGAGGGACGCCCCAGAGGAGTCTGTAGCCTTCCATGCGCAGAATAACAATGCTTCAGTCCAGTGCAAGAAAATGCCACCCAAAATACCAGAAAGCCATGACGCTCCAGTGAAAAGCGCACCTCAAACTGCAGTCCCCTATAAAAAAGATGTGGGTAAAACCCTTTGTCCTTTGTGCTTCTCTATTCTGAAAGGTCCGATCTCAGATGCATTGGCTCATCATctcagagagagacaccaagtGATTCAGACTGTCCATCCTGTTGAAAAGAAGTTGACATACAAGTGTATCCACTGTCTAGGTGTGTATACCAGTAACATGACTGCTTCTACTATAACTTTGCACCTTGTCCACTGCAGAGGTGTGGGCAAAACGCAGAATGGTCAAGACAAGGGCACTGCAACCATAAGAGGAACGCAGTCTCCAGGCGCAGCTCCTCTCAAACGAGAACTTGAGCATTCAGATCCTGgtcttctgaaaaaaagaaaactcgaCCGTGACTCTTATCCATCAACATTTGTAGAGAAACCAGAGGAGCCAGTAGTTTTAGCATTGGATCCTAAGGGTCATGAGGATGATTCGTATGAAGCTAGAAAAGCATTCCTTACAAAGTACTTCAACAAAAAACCGTACCCTTCTAGAAGGGAGATTGAGAAGCTGGCTGCTAGTTTATGGTTATGGAAGTCTGATATTGCCAGCCACTTTACCAACAGGAGAAGGAAGTGCGTGAGAGATTGTGAGACAAGAAAAGCAGCTGTGCTTTTAGGGTTTAATATGAGGGAAGTCAACAAGCTCAAACATGAAATGGATTTTGATCCAGAATGGTTTTTCGAGGGCAAAGATGAAGATGAAAGTCGAACATCAAAAACCTACACAGCCCGGTCAGCGGATTCCATCAACAGGCGACTGGAAGAGAATTCTGTTAGCCGTCTTCATGAAGCAGGGGAAGGGCAAAGCCGGTCAGGTTGCTACAAACAAGCATCTAAAGTGGACAATTCCAAAGTAACAGGAACAGCCGTGACCCCGAAACCGGGTTTTGGAGGAAACCATCCTCTGCAAAATACAGAAAGCAACCAAAATGAGACAATCACAAGCACCTTAAAATCGCAGCACTCGGGATCTGTAGCCCAGGGGTCGGAGAGTGGATCGGAAGGGGAAGGAGACCAGGCACAGAGCAAGGATGACGGTACCTCAGAAGGTGACCAGGATGAAATTGAAATGGAAGAGAAGGAGGCAGTGGCATTGGACGAGGTGGAGAAGTCAAGTGAAGTGGGACTAAACGATGGGCCGAGAAATAGCGGCAAGGGAAAAGAGGTAGGAGAACGCACTACAGAGCAGTTTTGTGAGCTAGGGAAAGACGCGAGGAGAGAGAATGCCTCCGACGAGGATCTGAAGGATGGTTACACCTCAGAAGACGAACTTCCCGATATCAAAAAGGACGATGGAGTTGAAGGAGGCAGAAAGGATGGATTGTCCAATTTTGGCAGCGAGAATGGTTCCCAGCCTGCCTCAGACTTGGAGGATGGTCCATGGAATGAAGAAAATTCCCGGAGTGAGAATGGCTACCAAGGTGAGCAGCAGCCTACGACAGAGAAGACGTGGCCCAGAAATCCCACATCGGTGTGGAAAATGACCTCAACGGATGACGAAAGCCTTTCCAATCCACCCCTTGAGTGGCAGAACAGCACTGCAGATAGTGAAGGTGAGGACAGGCTGGAAAATATGCTGGAACAATCAAACGACAGCATGTCGGAGAACTCTGAGTCTGTGCACAGTTTACTTTCAGGCGTCGGACTGAGCAGTCAACAGGCGTAA
- the LOC107079573 gene encoding biogenesis of lysosome-related organelles complex 1 subunit 4 codes for MEEERQTETDSPVKRSSHRDGTTEPAPIRATARGTYTEATSHPLGEDYAVHLTQKNSKEVLAFQESIEEMLIRLDEFCGMLDMIRSDSTELLAQHIPCLRVQVEEMKNVYTKIDKIEAFVGMVAGSVAMLEMQVLEVERGQSCFPQTVHKVLQTFRSPGVSQKDGSETEYPYELPSLFRTEEYFAKTTRRTLFKKSSS; via the exons ATGGAGGAGGAGAGGCAGACGGAGACAGACAGCCCGGTGAAGAGGAGCTCACATCGTGATGGTACGACTGAACCAGCTCCTATCCGGGCCACAGCCCGGGGAACCTACACTGAGGCAACCAGTCATCCGCTGGGGGAAGACTACGCAGTTCATCTGACGCAGAAAAACAGCAAAGAG GTGTTAGCATTTCAAGAGAGTATAGAAGAAATGCTTATACGACTGGATGAATTCTGTGGAATGCTGGATATG ATTCGAAGTGATTCCACAGAACTGCTTGCTCAGCATATTCCCTGTTTGAGAGTGCAggttgaagaaatgaagaaTGTTTACACTAAAATCGACAAGATAGAG GCCTTTGTGGGCATGGTGGCGGGGAGCGTGGCCATGCTGGAGATGCAGGTGCTGGAGGTGGAGAGAGGCCAGAGCTGCTTCCCCCAGACGGTGCACAAGGTGCTGCAGACCTTCAGAAGCCCTGGAGTCTCCCAG AAAGATGGGTCAGAAACAGAGTACCCCTATGAGCTACCATCCCTGTTCAGGACTGAGGAATATTTTGCTAAAACCACCAGAAGGACCCTTTTCAAGAAGTCAAGCAGCTGA